One window of Entelurus aequoreus isolate RoL-2023_Sb linkage group LG06, RoL_Eaeq_v1.1, whole genome shotgun sequence genomic DNA carries:
- the lg06h5orf34 gene encoding uncharacterized protein C5orf34 homolog isoform X2, with protein MEADASATSWMVMYEDESVDIRYENGARLQLSPCGSQFMLVKCSDPSGHPLQNPARVRQQTRFTISAYKEKIIAALAFRNKYASRPYLPEELIPASQKQPLLSMNLDVQWPSWSSCEAEFGPGSEPTIRFSLPLHQQAQCLHDFKDLSSNSKCNPDSRRSSLAHLNMDCPRDDTPEVHCEKGNRKDKSFQARSCSPRMITTESKPEEKYQCVTVVQHHSCHAVAPAWHYPLSLARRHQTARLSNPAVGAAEGSRHANYADDIPNKSNLDSDTKSLLPPTLPLTCPSPHWHSWRFKDPVAEKEEADQHYPAELVKVMWLQGVTYRILGKDISIIEVSPGDGSIIRSDGVFGMYFTHYKPEWHSTQANVKEVTYHLNSLPPDRPRQLYSICSVVGRASRILASYNEAKTSLRLRVTPSCLLQLSDVSKPTMLETNYSPVSHHKSDTDTQGNRQELEKIKRVNFTIENSNLLGRKEKRLAQNGSPEITSEPVSEVDVAKALQMISKAIQDIDAVITVTKQN; from the exons ATGGAAGCTGACGCCTCGGCTACCAGTTGGATGGTTATGTATGAGGACGAGTCTGTGGATATTCGCTACGAAAACGGGGCCCGATTACAACTTTCGCCGTGCGGTAGCCAGTTTATGCTAGTGAAATGCTCAGACCCTTCTGGACATCCTCTTCAAAACCCCGCGAGAGTTCGACAACAAACCAGGTTCACCATCAGCGCCTACAAA GAGAAGATAATCGCTGCACTGGCGTTCAGGAATAAGTATGCCAGTCGACCATATCTTCCAGAGGAGCTCATTCCTGCCAGTCAAAAACAG CCATTGCTGAGTATGAACCTGGATGTGCAGTGGCCCAGCTGGTCCTCCTGTGAGGCTGAGTTTGGGCCTGGTAGCGAGCCCACCATCAG GTTCAGCTTACCTCTCCATCAGCAAGCACAGTGCCTTCATGACTTCAAAGATCTGAGCAGCAACTCTAAATGCAACCCTGATAGTCGACGGAGCAGCTTGGCCCATTTAAATATGGACTGCCCCAGAGATGACACCCCAGAGGTTCATTGTGAGAAAGGAAACAGAAAGGACAAGTCATTTCAGGCGAGGTCTTGTTCTCCTCGAATGATTACTACTGAGTCCAAG CCAGAGGAGAAGTACCAATGTGTCACAGTGGTCCAGCATCACTCCTGCCATGCAGTTGCACCCGCTTGGCACTATCCTCTCTCCTTGGCCCGCCGTCACCAGACAGCCCGTCTCTCCAACCCTGCTGTTGGTGCAGCAGAGGGAAGCAGACATGCAAATTACGCTGATGACATTCCGAACAAATCCAACTTGGATAGTGACACAAAATCTCTCCTTCCTCCAACTCTGCCTCTTACCTGTCCATCCCCTCACTGGCACAG CTGGCGGTTTAAAGACCCAGTGGCCGAAAAAGAAGAAGCCGATCAGCACTATCCTgcagagctggtgaaagttatgtGGCTTCAAGGCGTGACCTACAG GATACTGGGCAAAGATATCTCCATCATAGAGGTCTCGCCTGGTGATGGATCTATCATTCGGTCTGATGGAGTCTTCGGCATGTACTTCACTCATTACAAGCCAGAGTGGCATTCGACGCAGGCAAAT GTCAAAGAGGTGACATATCACCTTAACAGCCTCCCACCCGACAGACCGAGACAGTTGTATTCAATTTGCTCCGTTGTAGGTCGTGCAAGCAG GATTCTTGCAAGCTACAACGAGGCTAAAACATCACTGAGGCTACGTGTCACACCCAGCTGCTTGCtgcag TTGAGTGACGTCTCCAAACCAACAATGCTTGAAACAAATTATTCACCTGTGAGCCATCATAAGTCTGATACAGATACGCAAGGAAATCG GCAAGAACTTGAAAAGATAAAACGAGTCAACT TTACGATTGAAAACAGCAACTTGCTCGGAAGAAAGGAGAAAAGACTCGCACAAAATGGTTCGCCTGAAATCACCTCTGAACCAGTGAGTGAGGTCGACGTCGCAAAAGCTCTTCAGATGATATCCAAAGCCATACAGGATATTGATGCTGTCATAActgtaacaaaacaaaattgA
- the lg06h5orf34 gene encoding uncharacterized protein C5orf34 homolog isoform X1, with protein MEADASATSWMVMYEDESVDIRYENGARLQLSPCGSQFMLVKCSDPSGHPLQNPARVRQQTRFTISAYKEKIIAALAFRNKYASRPYLPEELIPASQKQPLLSMNLDVQWPSWSSCEAEFGPGSEPTIRSEDKRAVLMLLPSGEEFFVKFASRFSLPLHQQAQCLHDFKDLSSNSKCNPDSRRSSLAHLNMDCPRDDTPEVHCEKGNRKDKSFQARSCSPRMITTESKPEEKYQCVTVVQHHSCHAVAPAWHYPLSLARRHQTARLSNPAVGAAEGSRHANYADDIPNKSNLDSDTKSLLPPTLPLTCPSPHWHSWRFKDPVAEKEEADQHYPAELVKVMWLQGVTYRILGKDISIIEVSPGDGSIIRSDGVFGMYFTHYKPEWHSTQANVKEVTYHLNSLPPDRPRQLYSICSVVGRASRILASYNEAKTSLRLRVTPSCLLQLSDVSKPTMLETNYSPVSHHKSDTDTQGNRQELEKIKRVNFTIENSNLLGRKEKRLAQNGSPEITSEPVSEVDVAKALQMISKAIQDIDAVITVTKQN; from the exons ATGGAAGCTGACGCCTCGGCTACCAGTTGGATGGTTATGTATGAGGACGAGTCTGTGGATATTCGCTACGAAAACGGGGCCCGATTACAACTTTCGCCGTGCGGTAGCCAGTTTATGCTAGTGAAATGCTCAGACCCTTCTGGACATCCTCTTCAAAACCCCGCGAGAGTTCGACAACAAACCAGGTTCACCATCAGCGCCTACAAA GAGAAGATAATCGCTGCACTGGCGTTCAGGAATAAGTATGCCAGTCGACCATATCTTCCAGAGGAGCTCATTCCTGCCAGTCAAAAACAG CCATTGCTGAGTATGAACCTGGATGTGCAGTGGCCCAGCTGGTCCTCCTGTGAGGCTGAGTTTGGGCCTGGTAGCGAGCCCACCATCAGGTCAGAGGACAAACGAGCTGTGTTGATGCTGTTACCATCAGGGGAAGAGTTCTTTGTGAAGTTTGCATCCAGGTTCAGCTTACCTCTCCATCAGCAAGCACAGTGCCTTCATGACTTCAAAGATCTGAGCAGCAACTCTAAATGCAACCCTGATAGTCGACGGAGCAGCTTGGCCCATTTAAATATGGACTGCCCCAGAGATGACACCCCAGAGGTTCATTGTGAGAAAGGAAACAGAAAGGACAAGTCATTTCAGGCGAGGTCTTGTTCTCCTCGAATGATTACTACTGAGTCCAAG CCAGAGGAGAAGTACCAATGTGTCACAGTGGTCCAGCATCACTCCTGCCATGCAGTTGCACCCGCTTGGCACTATCCTCTCTCCTTGGCCCGCCGTCACCAGACAGCCCGTCTCTCCAACCCTGCTGTTGGTGCAGCAGAGGGAAGCAGACATGCAAATTACGCTGATGACATTCCGAACAAATCCAACTTGGATAGTGACACAAAATCTCTCCTTCCTCCAACTCTGCCTCTTACCTGTCCATCCCCTCACTGGCACAG CTGGCGGTTTAAAGACCCAGTGGCCGAAAAAGAAGAAGCCGATCAGCACTATCCTgcagagctggtgaaagttatgtGGCTTCAAGGCGTGACCTACAG GATACTGGGCAAAGATATCTCCATCATAGAGGTCTCGCCTGGTGATGGATCTATCATTCGGTCTGATGGAGTCTTCGGCATGTACTTCACTCATTACAAGCCAGAGTGGCATTCGACGCAGGCAAAT GTCAAAGAGGTGACATATCACCTTAACAGCCTCCCACCCGACAGACCGAGACAGTTGTATTCAATTTGCTCCGTTGTAGGTCGTGCAAGCAG GATTCTTGCAAGCTACAACGAGGCTAAAACATCACTGAGGCTACGTGTCACACCCAGCTGCTTGCtgcag TTGAGTGACGTCTCCAAACCAACAATGCTTGAAACAAATTATTCACCTGTGAGCCATCATAAGTCTGATACAGATACGCAAGGAAATCG GCAAGAACTTGAAAAGATAAAACGAGTCAACT TTACGATTGAAAACAGCAACTTGCTCGGAAGAAAGGAGAAAAGACTCGCACAAAATGGTTCGCCTGAAATCACCTCTGAACCAGTGAGTGAGGTCGACGTCGCAAAAGCTCTTCAGATGATATCCAAAGCCATACAGGATATTGATGCTGTCATAActgtaacaaaacaaaattgA